A single region of the Streptomyces sp. NBC_01803 genome encodes:
- a CDS encoding methyltransferase domain-containing protein → MNTRTAETERLRADYQAELARGTERFLLPKRTTCPWCESGALTRRMRTRDWVQGKPGVFTLDRCRDCGHVFQNPRLNQEGLDFYYRDFYDGLGAETWEKMFRGSGSARRYRASVDALTPHIAPRTWLDVGTSYGYFCATAKEMLPETEFDGLDMGETVELAAKAGRISRAYRGLLTEMADELAGRYETVSMFHYLEHTLDPRAELAAARTALRPGGHLLIEIPDPQSLSARLMGRWWVPWFQPQHLQFIPLANMREELNRNGFSVVAEERGTAHVPVDLLIGFWYMLNRVLPAEDAPWREEPPGRVARATRSAGLVAALPAFIGLYGVEMLMAPVARRSRLSNAYRLIARRNN, encoded by the coding sequence ATGAACACACGCACTGCGGAGACCGAGCGGCTGCGCGCCGACTACCAGGCCGAACTGGCCCGCGGCACCGAGCGGTTCCTCCTGCCCAAGCGCACCACCTGCCCCTGGTGCGAGTCGGGAGCGCTGACGCGGCGGATGCGCACCCGTGACTGGGTGCAGGGCAAGCCGGGGGTGTTCACCCTGGACCGGTGCCGGGACTGCGGACACGTCTTCCAGAATCCCCGCCTGAATCAGGAGGGCCTCGATTTCTACTACCGCGATTTCTACGACGGCCTCGGCGCGGAAACGTGGGAGAAAATGTTCCGCGGTAGCGGCAGCGCCCGCCGCTACCGTGCGAGCGTGGACGCGCTGACCCCGCACATCGCGCCGCGCACCTGGCTGGACGTGGGCACCTCCTACGGCTATTTCTGTGCCACGGCGAAGGAGATGCTTCCGGAAACGGAATTCGACGGTCTCGACATGGGCGAGACGGTGGAGCTGGCGGCCAAGGCCGGGCGGATCTCGCGCGCCTACCGAGGTCTGCTGACCGAGATGGCCGACGAGCTGGCGGGCCGTTACGAAACGGTCAGTATGTTCCACTACCTGGAGCACACGCTGGACCCGCGCGCCGAACTGGCGGCGGCGCGGACCGCGTTGCGCCCCGGCGGCCATCTGCTGATCGAGATCCCGGACCCGCAGTCGCTGTCCGCCCGGCTGATGGGCCGGTGGTGGGTGCCGTGGTTCCAGCCGCAGCACCTCCAGTTCATCCCGCTGGCGAACATGCGCGAGGAGCTGAATCGCAACGGCTTCTCGGTGGTCGCCGAGGAGCGCGGCACCGCGCACGTTCCCGTGGACCTCCTCATCGGCTTCTGGTACATGCTCAACCGCGTGCTGCCCGCTGAGGACGCGCCGTGGCGGGAGGAGCCGCCCGGCCGGGTGGCCCGGGCGACGCGCTCGGCGGGGCTGGTGGCCGCGCTCCCGGCGTTCATCGGTCTCTACGGCGTGGAGATGCTCATGGCACCGGTGGCCCGCCGCTCCCGGCTGTCCAACGCCTACCGGCTGATCGCGCGCCGGAACAATTGA
- a CDS encoding serine hydrolase domain-containing protein, with amino-acid sequence MSEELRAELWTVMAELLDDPAIPGAVAVMVRGPDRAVLAAGRSARGVGAPAVGTDTPFALGSVTKTFTALLLAELAARGDVRYADPIESYLPAGAAPRRGGGPPITLLDLATHSGGLPHLPRNVYRRGLRHWLADPYARYRAEDLYRATARLRSRRRTARYSTFGMGLLGTLLANAAGTDYVTLVTERVLTPLGMRHTGVPGTAALAAAEPATGHRRGRPVPHWTLDALAGAGALYTTGADLLRYLLAHLAPERTPLAAALDAVRRPHQRYEDGDNDVCLAWTHRVVGSRALLWHTGGTGGFTAFAGFGPDAAAGAAVLANAGPTRAEPVLRAGRRLLRRAVFPDR; translated from the coding sequence ATGAGCGAGGAGCTCCGGGCCGAGCTGTGGACGGTCATGGCCGAGCTGCTGGACGATCCGGCCATCCCCGGCGCGGTGGCCGTGATGGTCCGGGGCCCGGACCGGGCGGTGCTCGCGGCCGGTCGGTCGGCCAGGGGCGTGGGGGCGCCCGCGGTGGGCACGGACACGCCGTTCGCGCTGGGTTCCGTCACCAAGACGTTCACCGCGCTGCTGCTGGCCGAGCTGGCGGCCCGGGGCGACGTACGCTACGCCGATCCGATCGAGAGCTACCTGCCCGCGGGCGCCGCGCCCCGCCGCGGCGGTGGGCCGCCCATCACCCTGCTGGACCTGGCCACCCACAGCGGCGGCCTGCCCCACCTGCCGCGCAATGTCTACCGGCGCGGCCTGCGGCACTGGCTGGCCGACCCCTACGCGCGGTACCGGGCCGAGGACCTCTACCGCGCCACCGCCCGGCTGCGCTCCCGGCGGCGCACCGCGCGGTACTCGACGTTCGGCATGGGCCTGCTCGGCACCCTGCTCGCCAACGCCGCCGGCACCGACTACGTCACGCTCGTCACCGAACGGGTGCTCACGCCCCTGGGGATGCGCCACACCGGCGTGCCCGGCACCGCCGCCCTGGCGGCGGCGGAGCCCGCCACCGGACACCGGCGTGGCCGTCCCGTCCCGCACTGGACTCTCGACGCCCTTGCCGGGGCCGGCGCCCTCTACACCACGGGCGCCGACCTGCTGCGCTATCTGCTGGCCCACCTCGCGCCGGAGCGGACCCCGCTGGCCGCCGCCCTCGACGCCGTGCGGCGGCCCCACCAGCGGTACGAGGACGGGGACAACGACGTCTGCCTGGCCTGGACCCACCGCGTCGTCGGCTCGCGAGCGCTGCTGTGGCACACCGGGGGCACCGGGGGTTTCACCGCGTTCGCGGGCTTCGGCCCGGACGCGGCGGCGGGCGCCGCCGTGCTGGCCAACGCGGGCCCGACCAGGGCGGAGCCCGTGCTGAGGGCGGGCCGCCGACTGCTGCGCCGGGCCGTCTTCCCGGACCGTTGA
- a CDS encoding alpha/beta fold hydrolase: MARMEVNGVGLNVLRLTPKGGTDPDARPPVVVCVHGVFIDSLASFYFTLGPALAAGGCEAVMFDLRGHGRSERPESGYRIEDFIADLDALLDRLGIDQPVHLVGNSFGGTVALDYAAHHPERVASVLVIESGPATPDWAESMRGALVQTTENLPEDQALAWWVHMYGTYASNRSGKQHEAHIARLGMSAAKLMRSTTIVADVPASRLLTDEQLRSLAAPVLLVNGSDGLVKEKADWLLSLLPRVRVAEVPGQKHSVLVEAPEAVGKLVLEWVRENERGTDPGHEGDTAVTAPPAGGSGRGTAR; this comes from the coding sequence ATGGCCAGGATGGAGGTGAACGGCGTCGGGCTGAACGTGCTGCGCCTGACGCCCAAGGGCGGGACCGACCCGGACGCCCGGCCGCCCGTCGTCGTGTGCGTGCACGGGGTGTTCATCGACAGCCTCGCCAGCTTCTACTTCACGCTGGGCCCGGCGCTGGCCGCCGGCGGCTGCGAGGCCGTCATGTTCGACCTGCGGGGACACGGCCGCAGCGAACGGCCGGAGAGCGGCTACCGGATCGAGGACTTCATCGCCGACCTCGACGCGCTGCTCGACCGGCTCGGCATCGACCAGCCGGTCCACCTCGTGGGCAACTCCTTCGGTGGCACGGTCGCCCTGGACTACGCCGCGCACCACCCGGAGCGTGTCGCCTCCGTGCTGGTGATCGAGTCCGGGCCGGCGACGCCGGACTGGGCGGAGTCGATGCGCGGCGCCCTGGTGCAGACGACGGAGAACCTGCCGGAGGACCAGGCGCTGGCCTGGTGGGTCCACATGTACGGCACCTACGCCTCCAACCGCAGCGGCAAGCAGCACGAGGCGCACATCGCCCGCCTGGGCATGTCCGCGGCGAAGCTGATGCGGTCCACCACCATCGTCGCCGACGTCCCCGCCAGCCGGCTGCTGACCGACGAGCAGTTGCGCTCGCTGGCCGCTCCGGTGCTGCTGGTCAACGGCAGCGACGGGCTGGTGAAGGAAAAGGCGGACTGGCTGCTGTCGCTGCTGCCCCGGGTGCGGGTCGCCGAGGTGCCGGGGCAGAAGCACTCGGTGCTGGTCGAGGCCCCGGAGGCGGTCGGCAAGCTGGTGCTGGAGTGGGTGCGGGAGAACGAGCGCGGCACGGACCCCGGGCATGAGGGGGACACCGCCGTGACCGCGCCGCCGGCGGGTGGAAGCGGCAGGGGCACTGCCCGATGA
- a CDS encoding DUF6895 family protein, which produces MSVARQAAPRPVEPTVSALASELVGALRHSGGGFSLRACAAVAAEPVGALGAVRGLGADALALFLLVGHPLTEDDAAVLRAAVVAFPAPPPGAEDGALWAARDAVLVRVLAALGVTAEGWGGLAPARADPEPEEGPDAGAAEEWPGFAAGPGAAGVARPARAARDAALVRVLAALGVTAEGWGGLAPARADPEPEEGPDAGAAEEWPGFAAGPGAGDAAPRPPQRGAAGALAGARRPPRSRAVAGHRPGPRRRARGGPAPGAVRARRGTAAVDDGKRGVVMDAATIRLAQQVTDRAMAWLSGMRSSFAFPRDVADHEVRGEALKSLSELALAVGLLLRAAVAGPDSARSAQELLDFAWREFREGELLYELQRYTPAATYPWEIYGQFATAGYRHPRLEELALPLDGLRAARFTEHVPNRRLGVLAARRRLGLPDPPDVADQIGRTWLGGMPEPWMLDASNAYGVTHTVFHLTDWGADPAGLPAGLQEYLVRWLPVWVDVFTETRTWDLLGEFLMVDMCLARPHFHAAAWERFAAAQRVDGMVPNGVTRPPDDPVLAFANHHHPTIVAVVAGTLTVSRALDPASHGERGRPA; this is translated from the coding sequence ATGTCTGTCGCGCGTCAGGCGGCGCCGCGCCCGGTCGAACCGACCGTCTCGGCGCTGGCCTCCGAGCTCGTCGGCGCGCTGCGGCACAGCGGCGGGGGCTTCTCCCTACGGGCCTGTGCCGCGGTCGCCGCTGAGCCGGTGGGGGCATTGGGCGCGGTGCGGGGCCTGGGTGCGGATGCCCTGGCCCTGTTCCTCCTCGTCGGCCACCCGCTCACGGAAGACGACGCCGCCGTCCTGCGGGCGGCCGTGGTGGCCTTCCCGGCACCGCCGCCCGGGGCGGAGGACGGCGCCCTGTGGGCGGCCCGCGACGCCGTCCTGGTCCGCGTGCTGGCCGCGCTGGGCGTGACCGCGGAGGGCTGGGGAGGGCTGGCGCCCGCCCGCGCCGATCCCGAGCCGGAGGAGGGGCCGGACGCGGGAGCGGCGGAGGAGTGGCCCGGCTTCGCGGCCGGACCTGGCGCTGCCGGCGTCGCTCGCCCTGCCAGGGCGGCCCGCGACGCCGCCTTGGTCCGCGTGCTGGCCGCGCTGGGCGTGACCGCGGAGGGCTGGGGAGGGCTGGCGCCCGCCCGCGCCGATCCCGAGCCGGAGGAGGGGCCGGACGCGGGAGCGGCGGAGGAGTGGCCCGGCTTCGCGGCCGGACCTGGTGCGGGCGATGCCGCGCCGCGACCACCTCAGCGCGGCGCGGCTGGCGCGCTGGCTGGCGCTCGACGCCCACCGCGCTCCCGAGCCGTTGCCGGCCACCGCCCTGGACCACGTCGCCGCGCTCGCGGTGGACCGGCCCCGGGTGCTGTTCGAGCTCGCCGTGGCACGGCGGCTGTTGACGACGGGAAGCGAGGCGTGGTGATGGACGCCGCGACGATCCGACTGGCCCAGCAGGTCACCGACCGGGCCATGGCCTGGCTGTCCGGGATGCGCTCCTCCTTCGCCTTCCCGCGCGACGTGGCGGACCACGAGGTCAGAGGTGAGGCGCTGAAGTCCCTGAGCGAGCTGGCGCTGGCCGTGGGCCTGCTGCTGCGCGCGGCGGTGGCCGGGCCGGACAGCGCGCGGTCCGCCCAGGAGCTGCTGGACTTCGCCTGGCGGGAGTTCCGCGAGGGCGAGCTGCTGTACGAGCTCCAGCGCTACACCCCGGCGGCGACCTATCCCTGGGAGATCTACGGGCAGTTCGCCACGGCGGGCTACCGTCACCCCCGGCTGGAGGAGCTGGCGCTCCCTCTGGACGGCCTGCGCGCCGCGCGGTTCACCGAGCACGTGCCGAACCGCCGGCTGGGCGTTCTCGCGGCCCGGCGCAGGCTGGGCCTGCCGGACCCGCCCGACGTGGCGGACCAGATCGGCCGGACGTGGCTGGGCGGTATGCCCGAGCCGTGGATGCTGGACGCGAGCAACGCGTACGGCGTCACCCACACCGTCTTCCACCTCACCGACTGGGGCGCCGACCCCGCCGGGCTGCCGGCCGGGCTCCAGGAGTATCTGGTGCGGTGGCTGCCGGTCTGGGTGGACGTCTTCACCGAGACCAGGACCTGGGACCTGCTCGGCGAGTTCCTGATGGTCGACATGTGCCTGGCCCGCCCCCATTTCCACGCCGCGGCCTGGGAGCGGTTCGCCGCCGCCCAGCGCGTCGACGGCATGGTGCCCAACGGCGTCACCCGCCCGCCGGACGATCCGGTGCTGGCGTTCGCCAACCACCACCATCCGACGATCGTGGCGGTCGTCGCCGGGACCCTCACGGTTTCCCGCGCACTCGACCCGGCGTCGCACGGCGAGCGGGGGCGCCCCGCATGA
- a CDS encoding DUF427 domain-containing protein translates to METARDETRSIGIMVRALWNGAVVAESPRTVMVEGNHYFPPEAVNRDYVADSDSTSVCSWKGTAHYLTLQVDGETNPDAAWYYPEPLPEARRITGHIAFWRGVVVEGEPEDV, encoded by the coding sequence GTGGAGACGGCACGCGACGAGACGAGGTCGATCGGCATCATGGTGCGGGCTCTGTGGAACGGCGCGGTGGTCGCGGAATCACCGCGCACGGTCATGGTCGAGGGCAATCACTACTTCCCGCCGGAGGCGGTGAACCGGGACTACGTGGCGGACAGCGACTCCACGTCCGTCTGTTCGTGGAAGGGCACCGCCCACTATCTGACCCTCCAGGTGGACGGCGAGACCAACCCCGACGCGGCCTGGTACTACCCCGAGCCGCTGCCCGAGGCGCGGCGGATCACCGGCCACATCGCGTTCTGGCGCGGCGTCGTGGTCGAGGGCGAGCCCGAGGACGTCTGA
- a CDS encoding glycosyltransferase: protein MSRFLFVVPPLVGHINPAAAVAGELAARGHEVAWAGHPGLLGRLLTRQDPVFPVATPEEKPRPAGLRGFAALKHLWEEWFVPLAEAMEPGVEQAMTRFHPDLAVVDQQTVAGALVAERSGLRFATSATTSAELLGAAGTPKVDEWIRDRLGELRQRIGSTRAAYDPRFSPLLTIAFTTVDLVGPYPDPGGPVAFVGPALAERPAEPGFPWDWIDAEPDRPVVLLTMGTVNSEAGARFLSECVEAVRERARRLRAVVADPGGALGEEPFRDHDVLIARSVPQLALLERTAAVVCHAGHNTVVEALSNGVPLVVAPIRDDQPAVATQVTEAGAGVRVRFARADRESIGAALDTVLDNPVYAAAAHRIGESFRAAGGAPAAAAHLEKLAIDA from the coding sequence ATGAGCCGTTTCCTCTTCGTCGTGCCCCCCCTGGTCGGGCACATCAACCCGGCGGCGGCCGTCGCCGGCGAGCTGGCCGCCCGGGGGCACGAGGTGGCGTGGGCGGGACACCCCGGGCTGCTGGGCCGACTGCTCACCCGGCAGGACCCGGTGTTCCCGGTGGCCACCCCGGAGGAGAAGCCGCGCCCGGCCGGGCTGCGCGGGTTCGCGGCGCTGAAGCACCTGTGGGAGGAGTGGTTCGTTCCGCTGGCCGAGGCCATGGAGCCGGGCGTCGAGCAGGCGATGACGCGGTTCCACCCGGACCTGGCCGTGGTGGACCAGCAGACGGTGGCGGGCGCGCTGGTGGCCGAGCGGTCCGGGCTGCGGTTCGCCACCTCGGCGACCACCTCGGCCGAGCTGCTGGGCGCGGCCGGGACGCCCAAGGTGGACGAGTGGATCCGGGACCGGCTCGGCGAGCTGCGGCAGCGGATCGGGAGCACCAGGGCCGCGTACGATCCCCGCTTCTCACCGCTGCTCACCATCGCCTTCACCACCGTGGACCTGGTCGGGCCGTATCCGGACCCGGGCGGCCCGGTCGCGTTCGTCGGCCCGGCGCTGGCCGAGCGGCCCGCCGAGCCCGGCTTCCCCTGGGACTGGATCGACGCGGAGCCGGACCGGCCGGTGGTCCTGCTGACCATGGGCACGGTCAACTCGGAGGCGGGCGCCCGTTTCCTGTCCGAGTGCGTCGAGGCGGTGCGCGAGCGGGCCCGGCGGCTGCGGGCGGTGGTCGCGGACCCCGGCGGCGCCCTGGGCGAGGAGCCGTTCCGGGACCACGACGTGCTGATCGCGCGCTCCGTCCCGCAGCTGGCCCTGCTGGAGCGGACCGCCGCCGTCGTCTGCCACGCCGGCCACAACACGGTGGTCGAGGCCCTGTCGAACGGCGTCCCGCTGGTCGTGGCCCCGATCCGGGACGACCAGCCGGCCGTCGCGACCCAGGTCACCGAGGCGGGCGCCGGGGTGCGGGTCCGGTTCGCGCGGGCGGACCGGGAATCGATCGGCGCGGCGCTGGACACCGTGCTGGACAACCCCGTGTACGCGGCGGCGGCCCACCGGATCGGGGAGTCGTTCCGCGCGGCCGGCGGCGCCCCCGCCGCGGCGGCGCACCTGGAGAAGCTCGCGATCGACGCCTGA
- a CDS encoding helix-turn-helix domain-containing protein — MEQNRSGRPKEYCDKRCRDAAYRASRAKSSPDAERYSQYVRELSEELARLTDRLVKAAHTDDATGDLPLRVLRLAAEVERGLSDVRFAAVQQARTRKVRAAEIAGAMSVTPVKLRTDWSAHAAERRMQHRMSPSARADGARQDDADGQPGAGWSTGPVFVPRQRRPDPTGQDPGPAPEPDTLARALTTLQRLSGRTLRELGKKAGVSASYVSRVLAGKRRPSWRLAQCLAEACGGDPADILPLWKAARGLAARPAGPDTLHAALRGLHLAAQRPAPELIHTASHGLLSTDDINSLLNGRRTPDWPTVDRFVHALGGQPEAFLPLWHAARPPMATPAQAGTGHYPAAAFG; from the coding sequence GTGGAGCAGAACCGCTCGGGGCGGCCCAAGGAGTACTGCGACAAACGGTGCCGCGACGCGGCCTACCGGGCCTCCCGCGCCAAGTCCTCCCCGGACGCCGAACGGTACTCCCAGTATGTCCGCGAGCTCTCCGAGGAGCTGGCCCGCCTCACCGACCGTCTGGTGAAGGCCGCCCACACCGACGACGCCACCGGCGACCTGCCGCTGCGCGTCCTGCGCCTGGCGGCGGAAGTCGAACGCGGCCTGAGCGACGTCCGGTTCGCCGCCGTCCAGCAGGCCCGCACCCGCAAGGTCCGGGCCGCCGAGATCGCCGGGGCGATGAGCGTCACCCCGGTCAAGCTCCGCACCGACTGGTCGGCGCACGCCGCCGAGCGGCGCATGCAGCACCGGATGAGCCCCAGCGCCCGCGCCGACGGCGCCCGGCAGGACGACGCGGACGGCCAGCCCGGCGCGGGCTGGTCGACCGGCCCCGTCTTCGTCCCCCGGCAGCGACGGCCCGACCCGACCGGTCAGGACCCCGGGCCCGCGCCCGAGCCGGACACGCTGGCCCGCGCCCTGACCACGCTGCAGCGCCTCAGCGGGCGCACCCTGCGGGAGCTCGGCAAGAAGGCCGGCGTCTCCGCCTCCTACGTGTCCCGCGTGCTGGCCGGCAAACGCCGCCCCTCGTGGCGGCTGGCCCAGTGCCTGGCCGAGGCGTGCGGCGGCGACCCGGCCGACATCCTCCCGCTGTGGAAGGCCGCCCGCGGCCTCGCCGCGCGCCCCGCCGGGCCCGACACCCTGCACGCCGCGCTGCGCGGCCTCCACCTCGCGGCGCAGCGGCCCGCGCCGGAGCTGATCCACACGGCCAGCCACGGGCTGCTCAGCACGGACGACATCAACAGCCTGCTGAACGGCCGCCGCACCCCCGACTGGCCCACGGTCGACCGCTTCGTGCACGCCCTGGGCGGCCAGCCCGAGGCGTTCCTCCCGCTGTGGCACGCCGCCCGCCCCCCCATGGCGACGCCCGCCCAAGCCGGCACCGGCCACTACCCGGCCGCCGCGTTCGGCTAG
- a CDS encoding lipase family protein, with protein sequence MPPSPLPEGEPGDLIRSRPAKAGGPTAQSLGDAWQVMYLSTDALGEPVAVTGMVVVPKNADPADVPIVALAPGTHGPAARCAPSGMINEGAFYEQGALNDMLRAGYAVAITDYEGYHADPTSTYMVGQSMGPAVINSVRAAQRLPESGLSADAPVFFRGYSQGGAAAMWAGQLQPEYAPELNLTGVVGGGVPANLIEVALPLEGQRGMGVLLYALLGLDQAYPELDLDASLTDEGRAMYAEMSENSCTVELLNDYIGKTLQDYMTTVPVLDDSWQGRLGENRLGGAPIEVPVFQYHVVDDDIVDFSQGRTLRDEYCDQGVELSWTQYESGGLHTDGIGLGNDEAAEFIAERLAGTPATTTC encoded by the coding sequence GTGCCGCCGAGTCCGCTCCCCGAGGGCGAGCCCGGCGACCTCATCCGCTCGCGCCCGGCCAAGGCCGGCGGGCCGACCGCCCAGTCGCTGGGCGACGCCTGGCAGGTGATGTACCTGTCCACCGACGCGCTCGGCGAGCCGGTCGCCGTGACCGGCATGGTCGTCGTGCCGAAGAACGCCGACCCGGCCGATGTGCCGATCGTCGCCCTGGCCCCCGGCACGCACGGGCCCGCGGCCCGCTGCGCCCCCTCCGGGATGATCAACGAGGGCGCGTTCTACGAGCAGGGCGCGCTCAACGACATGCTCCGCGCCGGATACGCGGTCGCCATCACCGACTACGAGGGTTACCACGCCGACCCGACCAGCACCTACATGGTCGGCCAGTCGATGGGCCCGGCGGTCATCAACTCGGTCCGCGCCGCCCAGCGCCTGCCCGAGTCGGGCCTGTCCGCCGACGCGCCGGTCTTCTTCCGCGGCTACTCGCAGGGCGGCGCCGCCGCCATGTGGGCCGGTCAGCTCCAGCCCGAGTACGCCCCCGAGCTGAACCTGACGGGCGTGGTCGGCGGCGGCGTGCCGGCCAACCTGATCGAGGTGGCCCTGCCGCTGGAGGGCCAGCGCGGCATGGGCGTGCTGCTGTACGCGCTGCTCGGCCTGGACCAGGCGTACCCGGAGCTCGACCTGGACGCCTCGCTCACCGACGAGGGTCGCGCCATGTACGCCGAGATGTCGGAGAACTCCTGCACCGTGGAGCTGCTGAACGACTACATCGGCAAGACGCTCCAGGACTACATGACGACCGTCCCGGTGCTGGACGACTCGTGGCAGGGCCGTCTGGGCGAGAACCGTCTCGGCGGGGCCCCGATCGAGGTGCCCGTCTTCCAGTACCACGTCGTGGACGACGACATCGTCGATTTCTCCCAGGGCCGGACCCTGCGCGACGAGTACTGCGACCAGGGTGTGGAACTGTCCTGGACCCAGTACGAGTCCGGGGGCCTGCACACCGACGGAATCGGGCTGGGCAACGACGAGGCCGCGGAGTTCATCGCCGAGCGGCTGGCCGGCACCCCCGCCACCACCACCTGCTGA
- a CDS encoding Rv1733c family protein, protein MEHRVRLWRWRRNPLRRRCDVAEAWIGLLTGVVMAVGAPVAGAAALTGGTEAMLDDAREARRATAVVAAAYEAVTPSGVGPLGTVRWTEPDGTVGTGMTRLAPGAEPGTRMTVWLDEGGALRGAPPSPAVARTSGVLLGAGAAGGVCLLALGVRGGARGRLDAGRAARWEREWAKIAPRWSGHAL, encoded by the coding sequence ATGGAGCACAGGGTGCGGCTGTGGCGCTGGCGGCGCAATCCCCTTCGGCGCCGGTGCGACGTCGCGGAGGCGTGGATCGGCCTGCTGACCGGCGTGGTGATGGCGGTCGGCGCCCCGGTGGCGGGCGCGGCGGCGCTCACCGGAGGCACCGAGGCCATGCTGGACGACGCCCGGGAGGCGCGGCGTGCCACGGCCGTGGTGGCCGCCGCCTACGAGGCGGTGACGCCGAGCGGCGTCGGGCCGCTGGGCACCGTCCGGTGGACGGAGCCGGACGGGACGGTCGGAACCGGCATGACGCGGCTGGCCCCCGGTGCTGAGCCGGGCACGCGGATGACCGTCTGGCTCGATGAGGGTGGCGCGCTGCGCGGCGCGCCCCCGTCCCCGGCGGTGGCCCGGACCAGTGGCGTCCTGCTCGGGGCAGGCGCGGCGGGCGGCGTCTGCCTGCTCGCCCTTGGCGTGCGCGGCGGCGCCCGCGGCCGCCTGGACGCGGGCCGCGCGGCGCGGTGGGAACGCGAATGGGCCAAGATCGCGCCCCGCTGGAGCGGCCACGCCCTGTGA
- a CDS encoding acyl carrier protein, whose amino-acid sequence MSVAQPAEAAQDTVLATVAEMIRDILGGEDLAELEIDMDTRFGDDLELESIDMVSLSESLEAHYGDRVNFAAFVAEMELDEIISLTVGRLVDYVVASLRAVEES is encoded by the coding sequence GTGAGCGTTGCACAGCCCGCCGAAGCCGCCCAGGACACCGTTCTGGCGACCGTGGCCGAGATGATCAGGGACATTCTGGGCGGGGAGGACCTGGCCGAGCTGGAGATCGACATGGACACCCGGTTCGGCGACGACCTGGAGCTGGAGAGCATCGACATGGTGTCGCTGTCCGAGAGCCTGGAGGCGCACTACGGCGACCGGGTCAACTTCGCCGCCTTCGTCGCCGAGATGGAGCTGGACGAGATCATCAGCCTGACCGTGGGCCGGCTCGTCGACTACGTGGTGGCCAGCCTCCGCGCCGTTGAGGAGAGCTGA